A DNA window from Centroberyx gerrardi isolate f3 chromosome 3, fCenGer3.hap1.cur.20231027, whole genome shotgun sequence contains the following coding sequences:
- the LOC144542975 gene encoding uncharacterized protein LOC144542975 has protein sequence MRTTALLALTILGLIFLTLASAKNATHSSQHSSHNTTTINPTALSPSPTNPTIGSSASNEATAVQSSSLTSKENQTAVPMGRSITTHNSEIPKRNEPNPASPSSPSSSSSSPDTRQPGPASSSSATKRTSSPPSTTPAAQVSNFPRLILLMILLIIILVAILVGCFHKVIRDRRSNPDSSVPRLLLGVREGLRARIRNLEDRMGLRLWPGGKTGGEEEEEEEEEEEEGRREDVEEGGNRSDAGVGGESVGARNEEEEDDSNSSDDYSSMEGFDLKERAKSRQEEEQREKEEEEEEKKSAGEGGPSGADGESDGKKGGGGEGIALVHCGKEKDGAADLCDLTIL, from the coding sequence ATGAGGACCACGGCCTTGCTAGCTCTGACTATACTCGGGCTGATTTTCCTGACTCTTGCATCTGCCAAGAAcgcaacacacagcagccagcatTCCTCTcacaacaccaccaccatcaaCCCTACCGCTTTATCCCCCTCCCCTACCAACCCGACAATCGGTTCATCAGCATCTAATGAAGCCACGGCCGTTCAAAGCAGTTCTTTAACATCTAAGGAGAACCAGACGGCCGTTCCAATGGGGAGAAGTATCACAACACACAACAGCGAAATCCCCAAGCGAAATGAACCCAACCCTGCGtcaccatcatcaccttcatcttcatcctcgTCCCCAGATACCCGCCAGCCTGGCCCAGCTTCCTCTTCATCAGCCACCAAGCGCACAAGCTCTCCACCCTCCACCACCCCTGCAGCGCAAGTCAGCAACTTTCCCAGATTAATACTTCTGATGATTCTACTCATCATCATCCTGGTGGCGATATTGGTGGGCTGCTTCCACAAGGTGATCAGGGACCGGCGATCCAACCCGGACAGCTCCGTCCCCAGGCTCCTGCTGGGCGTGAGGGAGGGGCTGAGGGCCAGGATCAGAAACCTGGAGGACCGGATGGGGCTTCGCCTCTGGCCCGGGGggaagacaggaggggaggaggaagaggaggaggaggaggaggaggaggagggacgacGGGAAGAcgtggaggaaggagggaacaGGAGCGACGCcggggtgggaggagagagcgtCGGCGCGAGGaacgaagaggaggaagacgacaGCAATTCCTCGGACGACTACTCCAGCATGGAGGGGTTCGACCTGAAGGAGAGGGCAAagagcagacaggaggaggagcagagggagaaggaagaggaggaggaggagaagaagagcgcaGGCGAGGGAGGCCCGAGTGGCGCGGACGGAGAGAGCGACGGGAAGAAAGGAGGCGGCGGAGAAGGGATAGCGCTCGTCCACTGTGGGAAGGAGAAGGACGGCGCGGCGGATCTATGTGATCTTACCATCCTGTAG
- the LOC139911215 gene encoding hepatic and glial cell adhesion molecule-like, translating into MVHQSRGMHLTVYFTAVLLGSVWADGVKVRGREGTTVTLEIGQTGLQKDDQILWMYGRDGLDMRIANLNGREIKTDYIESFRDRLQLDSQTGSLTITALNVSDCGVYQGQIIGAKISSHRFNLTVYGFVSPPYIKVNTYLVSVSCSSLTVECTVENGREVILSWYRGEERLSQTSSPDLSAMLSLPLEIRDHDGDIYSCVAKNPVDEKTTKLHTEETCLRNGESTWCCQTQTTVRLVVSAVVGVALIVLVVDHFRPRRCPKQGP; encoded by the exons ATGGTGCATCAGTCAAGAGGGATGCATCTCACGGTCTATTTCACAGCAG ttCTGCTGGGCTCTGTGTGGGCAGATGGAGTaaaggtgagaggaagagagggaacaaCTGTCACTCTAGAGATCGGACAAACTGGACTCCAGAAGGATGACCAGATACTTTGGATGTACGGACGTGACGGCCTGGACATGCGCATAGCCAATCTGAATggtagagagataaagacagactaCATTGAGAGCTTCAGAGACAGACTGCAGCTGGATAGTCAGACCGGATCTCTCACCATCACAGCCCTCAACGTCAGTGACTGTGGAGTTTACCAGGGGCAAATCATCGGTGCCAAGATCTCTTCCCACCGCTTCAACCTTACTGTGTACG GTTTTGTCTCCCCTCCCTACATCAAAGTCAATAcatatttggtcagtgtgagcTGTAGTTCACTCACAGTGGAGTGCACTGTGGAGAACGGCAGAGAGGTGATCCTGTCCTggtacagaggagaggagagactcaGCCAGACAAGCAGTCCTGATCTTTCCGCcatgctctctcttcctctggagATAAGGGACCACGACGGGGACATCTACAGCTGCGTGGCTAAAAACCCAGTTGATGAAAAGACCACCAAACTCCACACTGAGGAAACCTGTCTGAGGAATGGAG aatcTACCTGGTGCTGTCAGACTCAAACTACAGTGCGATTGGTTGTTTCTGCTGTAGTGGGCGTGGCCTTGATTGTTCTAGTGGTCGACCACTTCCGACCCAGAAGATGCCCCAAGCAGGGACCATGA